The following is a genomic window from Merismopedia glauca CCAP 1448/3.
ACAACTTCTTTTAATATATTCAATTCAAAAAGTTAAGGAAGTTAAACTTATGTGAATTAATCAAAGAAAACAAAGGGTTGAGGTAGAAAAAACGACGGTCGCTGGAAGTCTGCCGGAAACCGACAGACCCGCAACCTCGACTTTGGGACTGTGTTGGCTCTAAAACCAGCTAAAGTACAGTTAATTCCATTTGTTTGACCGCAGTTTCCATTTGTTTTTCTGCCGATTTTAGTACTTCATACCCTAAAGGAATACCTAGGCGATTTATTTGCCATTTATCTTCTAAAATCTCTTGAATTGTCACGATCGCAATTTTGTCGCAACTATGACTCATATATTTATTTTGATAAATACCAGCAGCTTTGGCTGTTTGGCGCATATCTTTTGTTGGTTCTTCGAGGGTGATAAAGATACCAATTTCTGCCCCTTCTAATACCATCGTTCCCTGTAAATCGCGGATATCTCCCGATTTAACCTTGCCCGATTTTACTTGAATGACAGCTTTTTCTGTTTCATTTTTTTCACTTCTAAAATAATAAATTCCATCAATACCTTTATCCGACCCTTTTTTCTGATTAATCGTAGCGCGGTTATTAGTATAGGAAAGAACAGCCCATTTTTCAAATTCTTTTCTGGTTCGATCGCGGCAGCGTGCCGGAGGCATATCGTCCTGTCTTGTTGCTAAAGCCTTAGCAGATTCCAGATCTTTAGGAATACCGTTAAGTTTAACTTGGGTTAATGCATCTTTACCAAAACTATCTTCAAGGCGTTTTAAAATTAAACTAATGCTTTGATAGGTAATATCGATTCCAATCCATTGTCGATTCAATTTTTGTGCTACAGAAACAGTTGTGCCGCAGCCACAGTAGGCATCTAATATAATATCACCTTCATTGCTACTGGCTTGAATTATTCTTTCTAACAATGCTTCTGGTTTTTGTGTAGGATAGCCTAATCTTTCTTTTGCTGCTGGATTAATTATTGAAATATCCCACCAATCTGGCATTGGTGTTTTAGATTCTTCGGAT
Proteins encoded in this region:
- a CDS encoding DNA methyltransferase, which translates into the protein MILDATFCSQSGDFRNEILWCYRKWSVKQGQFVRNHDVIVFYSKSDQNIFNSLFIPVSEGTMKRWKGKKQQAVFKGGVRSATSIESEESKTPMPDWWDISIINPAAKERLGYPTQKPEALLERIIQASSNEGDIILDAYCGCGTTVSVAQKLNRQWIGIDITYQSISLILKRLEDSFGKDALTQVKLNGIPKDLESAKALATRQDDMPPARCRDRTRKEFEKWAVLSYTNNRATINQKKGSDKGIDGIYYFRSEKNETEKAVIQVKSGKVKSGDIRDLQGTMVLEGAEIGIFITLEEPTKDMRQTAKAAGIYQNKYMSHSCDKIAIVTIQEILEDKWQINRLGIPLGYEVLKSAEKQMETAVKQMELTVL